The Opisthocomus hoazin isolate bOpiHoa1 chromosome 2, bOpiHoa1.hap1, whole genome shotgun sequence genomic interval gcctctctgggcaaccccttccagtgtttcaccacccttatcataaaaaatttcatccttatatctagtctaaatctaccctcccttagtttaaagccattactccttgtcctggaGTGGCTGCTTTAGAATTTCTCTGAAGTCATGGGCTTACTTTCTACTTTTCTGCATCAGTTTTTAGCCAATGCTTTTGCTCTGATGTCAATGTAGTTATATATCCATTTTTCATAGGCAGAACTCCACTGACAAGCAAACATGTTGTTTGAGAAGTCCCTTTGCCCACAACTATCTGCAGTTTCCCCTGTAATTAAAAACAAGAACTTCAGATCCAAATTACCTTCTTGCCTGTTACAACCCAGGTTATCATTTGTACAACTATAGTCATATCTAACATTAAAACTAGGAATTGAAAAAAGTCCtgtaaaaacagaacacagagtCCATATTTcagtcattaaaaaacaaaaggaatcaAGGCTTTCCTTGATTTTGGATAGTCCGTAAATGTCTTGAGATAGTACctgaaagaaaataagcaagagagTGAACCTGCATACATACAAAGAAACGACACAGTTTCAATACAGCTCAGCTAAGGAACCTTTAAGCTCCTCCAGACTGTCTTGCTTTGTAACATCTGTGTGTTACTCCACAAAAGAGCATTCCGAAACTATTTACATAAGATTAATTGCGTGAAAGCTGATAATACCACTAAGTTTCTAACAGACCTAAAGTAGAAACTTCAGGAATTCAGAGCAGGGGACCGTATCTACTCCAAAGGACTGCAGAGGTTGCAAGGGAACCCTTAGgaaaaattcacatttaaaagGCTCAGTAAAAAGAGGTTATAACACAGCAGAAGCAGTGATGTAACGCCTGCTGGATTAAATGACTATCACTAGGCCCACTTGACTGAAAGGGCGCTCCAGCTGACTGCCTTACTTTCACCCAGCCACAAATAAGCCAATACACTTCTTGTACATAGTATTAAATTTCAATTTAATCTTGAATCCtcgtcctgctcctctgcccctcCCTGGCATTTTGCAAACTGTACTCCGAGAGCAAGCAGCCGCATACAGCAAGAAACAGTTTGATACCTGTGATGGTGATAAGCACGTGGCCCGATGCAGCAAAGAGTAAAAAAGGCAAAGGCGAAGGCCGGTAGCGACCAGGTTGCTATGGCAAAACCAAACCATTCCACAATTTCTCCGAAGTAGTTGGCTCCAGAAACATACGTGAACAGTCCCCCTGCATCAACAGACAAAATATGGAATTTTTACAGTCATCTCACGTACATGGAAAGTTCGATCCCATAAAGTCAGCAGCAGAATATGCTACCTTTCTTATTCAGAGCCCATAGCAGGAACCTAAACCCTCTGCCTGAAGCCAGTGGAGCCATGCCAAAGGAGGATCTTGAACAAGACTCTTGTACAAGTACTAGAATCTAAGATGATTCTAACCCAAAGGCTTCCAGCACTTTCAccatcatttattttcatttggaaaaggaCTTCAGAACACCCATTATTaggtttaaattaaaattattaacatTAGTAAATTCTCTTCAGGCCCTGAAAAGCATTTTGCAACTCCATGACATTTGGGGAATGCAAAATCTGGATCTCAGTTTTGCATCTTAGCTAATCACAACATCTACAAGAGGCAGGCAAATAGTGGAGGTGAGAAATTCCAGGGGAAAGATATTACAATCCGTAACAAGCCAGCAGAAAGAGTCAACACCAAAACCAGGAAACTCCTGGATCCCCATCCACATTGCTCTACAGAGCTAGACATTTCCTGGGTCACCACTCTGGCCCACGGCCACTCTTCCTCACCAAGCCCCACCCTgaaggagacagaaaggaaaCTCTGCACCTTGCGTCCTTAGtgagtttttttctccttaagttTACAGTTCGAATCTCCCTTTTGCAAAGTAAGAAGTCCACTACTTATTCCTGGACATGGAGAAGAATATTTCTGCTTTGCAGCTGCCTTTTAGGAGGCTAAAATCCTCTTCCTATGATGTCCCACTTCAATCTTTAAATTACCCAGCCCATTTCCTAAACTCTCTCCTCACAGCTCATGTTTTCCATATACTCTCGTTGCCTCTGACGGAAGCTCACGCTAGTGCCTGCAGCTCAGAGGGGCACCTGAACTGAGTCCCCATGCGATACTGGCATCGCTGCTATTATTGTTGCTTTGCTGTGAATTCAGTCAGAAAACATTATCTATCCTGCTGCCCTACTTTCTCCAAGGAGGTGGAAGATAAGAATATACCTTGAGGAATCTTGTAAGTGACTTCCCCGGGTTTCCTCAGCTGGCGCAGCAGGAGATCGCTGTGAATGTTAATTCCCATCCCCAGCAGAAATAAGAGGAGGCctaagaaacaaacaagaaatggATTAGAGACACAGCTCTGCCTAGTTATCCCTACTCAAGCACGTATGTCAGGTTTATCTTTGGAGCAGGCAGATAGGAGACCTAACGTGAGGTGGGTGGTTTCTTTTTCAAGTCAAAAGATGCGCTGCTGCTGAGAAGGCTCCTGAACTGGAGAAGCACAGCTGACTGGTGACAAATAATCCTATATCTCTGTGTCAGGTGTTGAACCACCTGCACTGGGTAGCTTCAGTGTGGAGAGCAACTCCAGACAGAACAATGACCATCCTGAGCACAATTTTGTCGGCGAGACCAGAGCACTTTCAGGCGGTGTGAGAAAAAAGCTGAACTTCCCAGCTGGCCATAGTCACCACTTACTGAACATCAAGGTGGGGACAAAGTACCCAGCGGCCACTGCTGGCTGATGGCAGCCAGCCAAGTCTCTGGACATTGCTGCAGAGTAACCACGGAGATCTAGGCAAGTGCCATTGTTCTTATTTTACAAAGATAAAAGAAAGAGGAGCACAGAGAACACAAACTTATCCAGCACATCACGGGGGCCAGGAAGGGAGCCTACATCTCAGCGCAGCTCAGTGCCCTGCCAGCGAGGCCGCTTGCACAGAGCTATGGGCATGCACATGGAGCAGTCACTCGCTGAAGGATGCTGACAGCTTCTGGCCAGAATGATTCATTGACTGCACTCCATTTAGCTGAGTAACCAGAGGCATTTGATGGAGAAACTCTGCAGGTGACATGCCCTACATTTCATGCCACATTAGACACTGAGAAAACCATCTCTGACAATAACTGGGAGGCAAGGAAAGAAACGGAGGTGGTGTGTGCTAACAAGTATAGCAAAAAAACTAAGTGCTGATAAAACCTCAACACTTCCAGTAGCAACAGAAAGTTGGTAAGAGTCTGTAGAGGAAGAATacactgttttttatttaatatgtCAAGTACTGCTAATgctgatttcctttttttaaattaaatatatttatatctatTTATCATGCAAATTATGTGATGTGGTGTTTTATTTGATGGGTACTGGAGCTCTTACTAAACAAGTTCCAGGACTTTTAACATATGATGCGGTCTGAAAAGATGGAACTTGCATCCACAGCCTGAAACAGGGTACGGAAAGTACCTTGGTTATTTTGCACTTGTCGTATCCAAAGCATCTCCTCACACCTCTATGTTAATCTTCATTTCTAtgtgtgcatttaaaaagcatCCTCTGTGCAGCACCAGATGTGTAATGCCACCTAGCTGCTCTTGCTCAGTTATTCTCACAGGGATTTTACAGGGTGCAATTCAGCTAGGCTATTAAGTTACGGAATATAAAGGAACCGTATCAACACACAACCAGACCATGCGTGATCTTCCCATGTGCCTTACACAAGAAAAAAGAGCCCTTTGCCTCATTTATGCTGGGGTTTTGCCCTTCTTTTCTCTCTCGGTCGGAATAGCTGCACCAAGTGCAAAGCTCGCCAGCGGGGAAGAGAAAGCCACGGTTTGCATGTGCACATGGCCACTGCTGGGTGGACACTTCGGGCTGTGCAGGGTCACATCCCCGTTCAGCTGAGGCCTGAGATTGCATCTCCGCAGCCCGTGGCAGCGGGAGGCTCTAGGCTGGTGTCAGCAAAACAAGGCTGATGATTCGAGACTAGCACATTACATCGTACGCCTGCAAAGGTGGCTGcttagcaaaaaaaataaaaagtcactgcacatttgtttgttttatctgGGCCAGCAGGCAGGTTTTATGCTGATTTCCATCACAACTGATTTGACATGTCACATGTTCAGCAACAATTAGGACATAATTCAAAACGCTTACAAATTGCTTGGAGATTAGATCTTGGGAATCCTGCAGCTGTAATTACCTGATGTAAATCTGATGTCGGTGCACCAATCGTTTGGATATTCAGCGCAGTAAATCAGGTAGTACCCCTGGAGGAAGCCATTATAGATACAGAATAACATGCCAAAGAAAAGCAATTGCAGTGGAAAAGGTCTGCCTCTAGTGAAGAAGGGGTAAATAAATGTCCTAAGGTAGATAAGAAAACAAAGTCAGCATGTTACTCatgataacattgtatttgcaaTTTCTctactgtaggaaaaaaaacttcaacaaaacacaaaagataaaaatggtcaataaagattaaaaaaaaaggaaaacaactgtAACAAAATAAGATCAGCAACTAATGGGAACAAGAAATACTGCAGATACCTACATTTTTCTGATCCTTCAGGACTGAACACAAGGTGGGAAGCTAGAAATCTCATCTAGAGTCACTGCCACCTCAGGAATGTCTCTCTGCCTTCCTTCTCCCTTGTTGGTAAAATGGGGAACTCGTGCCCACAAGCAGCATTTTGGTTTTAAGACCTTGTCTGCCCTTTGCTGTAATGCTGCAGAGGGCCGAGCAAAGGCTGATTGACGGCACAGGGGCACGCTGATGTTCGAACCGAAGTGTTGCAGGGCAGTACCAATTGCGATATTGATTCCCCAAATGAGCATCGCTGTGCCACAGCACTGTGGAGGAGCTTTGTTATGGAGAAGACATTTCTGATCCCACTGCGAGGACCAGTGCCTGAGGGCTTTAGCCCATGGTGGCAGATGGAGTTGAAGGCAGCGTCAAGACCCCTTGGGCTCTCTCATCCCCTGCAGAGTGTAGCCTGAGGTGTAAtcccctctcccagcctctcccgcTCCACTCAGACACTTCTGCTCATCTCTGACATGCGGCAGCTGTGTCCTGCCCCGCTCGGACACGTCGACACAGAGGCAGTGCAATGTTGTTGGCTGCCTGGGGGAGCTGCTTTGCCTGTAGACCCTCCATGCTTTCgaacttttctttgaaataagAAGATCTAAAAACCTAAGTTTAATATGGTAATTGCAAAGATTTCCAGGTAGCTCCAGCAGTTAGGGCTTCCTTAGGCAAAAGCAGTGCTAACACTAGCATTGACATCTGCAGGAGCAAATAAATAGTGCTTGTACAGTTTTAATTTTCACATATCTTTGGTGGGTGTGTCCCTCTTGACACTTTGGACAATCCCTGTTGTCCTTGGGAAAGTGAAATGGAGAAGTTATATTCATATTTGTTAGGCATTTTCTTACCTGGCCAGTTAAGCTCTGTATGTGGTACACTCTTAATTTCTTTTGCCCTCTTGGGCTGTGGATGGTGCTCATCATAAAATATATAAACACTGTTGATAAGTCATCCACATTCCAGGTTGCCAATATCAATTTGAGCAAGCTGAGGCATAAAGTGTCGTAACATTATAAATCTAGATTAAATCGTAGCGAGCATGTCGAAAAGTGAGCAAGCAGAGTACAAGCAACAACTTGTTAATGTATTCACTGCTTTCCAAAGCAAGGTAAGCCAGATTTCCAGCAATTAAGACAGTATGATGCAGAAGTgctaaatatttctaaatatagTTAAACCTGAGAGGTCTGGAGAATATTTTTCAGACAGTAATTATCACATTTGTCAGATTTATGACAACATGGTAAAGAATGCTCTTTGGAGTAATGTTACCAGTAGTTATTGGGTTTGCCCTTCAGGAATGGGATACTGGAGTTACGAGTAGGCGAGGCCGGCTTTAGCAACCGGACTTGCCTGTTGAAGAAATATTGACAAAATGGACCTGAACAGCTACAAAGAAGAAATGGGAAACTTGCAACTGGAAGCTCGGAGACAGCAAATTGTATAGAGGCAAGAATGATATCAAACCACACAAAGGGAGTTTAGGAGGGGAATTTGTACAGCAGATCGGAGCGGGACTTGCACTGCTTTATCCTGTGTGAACACCAGTTACATCTGAGAGTCTCTTTATTTTCACAGCTGATGGAAACAGAAGTTTCTAGCATGAGCTGGCATTTCTCAGCTCCCGGCAAAGTTGATTGTTGCCATGGtgcttcccagtgctgctgtcGCGGGAGAAAGGTTATAGGCCCTAAAGGTGACTTGTCCTACAGTAAGAGGAGAGCAAAAATCAGCCGTAGCCCTATCTACCATGGATGCAGTGGATGCAGGGCAGAAAGAACCAGCATGCAAAGTACAAGTACAAGTGCAGgggaagcaggaggtgtcagCTCTTTTTTTGTTGAGGGAGTGAAAGCCTGGCATTGCTGAAATCCCGCCTCACAGCCGTTTTGAAAATCCAAGTCAGGATTTCATCCAAGAATCTTTGTTGCGGAGCAACTGCTCTGAGGAAATCTGCTTGGGTCTGTAAATCCAGAGGCCAGGTTCAGTTATCTGTATCTGAACAATGCCCTAAGTCTTTGTTTTAATGCAGACTTGTCAGCTTGTTCTACATCACTACTTGAGGGTGCATAAACTGTTCATCATGGGTTTTGAAAAAGCAACTGAGATAAAGCAGGGACATTTAATAGGTTTAAATATTCCATGGAAGAGTCTGCATCTCTGCTGGAATTATTTTGCAGTGTGAAAATCAAAGGGGGACTGAAGGCCACCATTTTAGAATAACAGAACAAAACCTGGCCTTTTAGATTTAGACCAATGACAAATTTGacctttttctttcagtgcaGTATTGATGACTAATCCTTTATTCCTTTATTATCTTTACTGGCCAAAGGCACTGCATCTGACTAAGCCATTGCCAACAGCTTCTTTTTCAATGAGTGAataataaattattcattttcttcatcatttattttccagaagaatagattttgaaaagaaagatcATTTGACATTGcatcaaatttcattttaaaggtaTTAGTCCAGCTCCTTGAAAGCTCCAGAGACCCTCACCCAAACTGGGCAAAAACTACAGGTTTGCTCATCTTTCCACAGAAGGTGAAAATCTTTATGAAAATGTTACCATAATCCACTAAGAGTGGGCTCTCAGTCCTCCACCAACAGCTTGTTAGTTGGAGACAGCTGCTGTTGTGTCTTCTCCTCTCCAGCGCCCAGGCGCAGCAGTTCAGGCACCAACAGCTCACATTTTCCAGCCTGGAAATTTGAGGTGTTTCCAGTGCTTTATGAGGTATTTTACACCTGGGGCTACTGGGTCAAGGGCTCAGGGCTGGCAGCTAAGAGTGGGGGGCACCTGGCTCCCTCTCACCCTGTGGGTCACCAGCCAACTGCCGTATCTGCCCATCTAGCTCTCTGCCACCAGGCCCTCTCCTGGGTCTAACCGGGATGAACTAGAGGCCAGGAACTGGTGATACTGCAAAGGCAGCCAGGGCTGATATGGTGCCTTTCCTTTTGAAGGTGGGTGCTGGCCATAACCCAGCTTAAGGGCTGTCTTAATGCCCTGGCCCATCCCCTGTGACCCTGGCCAGCTTCAAGAAGAGAGTTACAGACTTCTCCTGACTCgggctgctctgagtccctgcagGGGTTTTTCGGCTCCCCTTGGAGGATGGGGGGCAGGGCCAGCTCTGCATCCCTGGTGAGGATGAGCCAAGATGGTGAATGGTGCCTGAGAGAAGTTTCCACATGGTCTGGGCTCCACATCACTGGATGCCTGCCCGCTGCAGGGCATGTCTTCCTCGCCGGGGTCGGGGTCCACTCTGTGCCCAATTCCTGCATCGCCAGGACTGTGTGAAGCCATCAGAGAACTGTAATCACTTGCCGGTCCAAGGCCCGGTTTGTAAACTCACCTTAAATCATTGTCTATTGACTGTGATGGGAGCAAGACaagacccttttttttttaatcatggagATTTACAGATATAGCTATGACTAACACAAAGTTAGAATTAGTTCTCCTTTCCAAACCACATGAAAACATCCTATTTGCATGTTCCTCCAAAGAACTTTGGACAAACTTTTGATGACTATAATTTAAGGAACAAGAAAGATATACGTATTACTAAAAAGCTTACAATTCAGCTCTATAAAACAATAGCAAACCTGTCAGTCAGGTTAATTTCTGAGTATTCTGTCTAAAAATATATGCTCAGTCTACAATCCTTGGGCTGTTTGTGGCTTACTTATGAAATCCAGCCAACCTGAAGCCTGTTCATAGGGACACTCTTTCTTTGCGGTCCCTTAGTAGCAGGTTCAGGGTTGGATGAAGACTGCTAGCAGGAGCCAACACATCTTTCCTGGGCAAGAGACACAGGCACACATCTGATCAAGGGATGGGAGAAGGACTGAGAAAACCTTGACATAGACAGCAGCATGCTTGGGTTTGAGGAGTTCTTCAGAAGAAGGGCAATGGAGAGCGGAAAGTCTGGGCAGGACTGATTGATTTAAGGCAAAGACAGCACAAATACAGAAGGATTCAGTGGCAAAATAAGAACAGGCATGGAAGAGACTGCCATACTGAACCATTGGGGCTGCTGAATTTGGACTGGAGATTAATGAGAACAGATTTGATAGAGATAAAAAGATAGCatacaatattaaaaataatttatttaggaCAGCTGAATAGCTGTGACCAAGAGTTTTCACTCTTTGAAGGGGAGCAAGTTTGAATAtgcaatgaaaagaaatttttgttAAATATAATATAGAAACATCACTGAAGTAAAGAGCTTGGTAAGATTAGGAGATGAAGGCGGGTAACCACAGGTTATAGACACAGGCAGGTCCTTTAATAAAGGTAAGAAAAAGTCTAAAGGTTTGGCatgcatattcattttcatatttcaggGGATAAAATGTATTCCTTTTAAGAAAGGCAGAAGGTAGCAGCTGCCCTGGGCAACTGACCACCATTTACTGCACTTTCTTTTGAATGATTTGATATTGATTTATGCCAAGACAGAGTGCTGACCGTGAAGGATCTCTGCTCTAATTCATATGATAATCTCAGGGCTTCAGAATGTCTCATGACTCATCTAACATTACATACAAACTgaacagaagttaaaaattatAAACTCCCTAGAATAGACAAGCAATTGCTTAACACCAGCATTTAGAAGCAAAGCTCCAGAGTGATACTTGCTGTCCTACGGAGGCTGACACCATGGATGGCAGCACTTGCAGAAGCCAACTTCATCAAAGACTGAAAGTCAAAGGGAATCAGGAGCTGCGCTTGACTTCTGGCCACACAGTTAAATACAGACTTCAGATTGAATCCTTGGTGACAGGTCAGAAAAGCTCAGTTGCTTACAGCTGCATTTGAATAAAGTGGGATtataggaaaaaatacatgaataTTTGCAAATGCATATGTATCTGATGTGAATGGCTAAAAATAAAATGCGGCTTCTGTATGACTTTCAATCACTGCTGAAAACAGCCATGATGCATTTGACATCGGATAAATTTAGAGAATCTGAGCTATGTAATGCTCAGTTTCAACACTATAAACATCTAAATCCAGTCATTCTGACCATCTATCACTAGGCAGTAGTGCCTCCTTGATTGCTACAAATTTTAGGCATGCTACACAGTTAGCAAAGTACAAATGCAAAGGACAAATACAGTTTAGGGATGAAACTGAGTCCTCTTCACATTGCGTACAAGAATTATTAGATGTGCTATACTTTATAAAATGCAAGTGGttgaaaaaaggaaggaaaaggaaaggaacaggACCTAAGAATTTGTATTTGGTTTTAATTAGTAAAAAACTGTGTAGGCTTGACTCCAAGGCAAAAGGTTTTGCCCTTCTAAATTCATTACAACAGCAGCCAGGTTTCAAAAATGTTTTGCGAGTTAGTTTATAAACTACTTCCTTACTCATCTTGTTCTTCTTCTGCTATCTCTGAAACTGTTGCTGGAAAGATCTGGTATCTCCCAGTGATTACCAGCATCCAGTTAGAACCAACAAAGGAGAATTCTTCCTTGTCACTGGTAGCAAAGGCATTGAATCATGAAAAGCATTGATCTTTACTACTGGCTTTGGCAGGTATAGGAACAAAACCCTATACTACAATTATTACGCATTTTCTCAAGGGAAACCAAGAACAGAATTGTTGGGTTCGGTGCATTAACAAGCTGCATCATCAAGTCACAACTCATCAGCAAGTCACACTCAGTATACATTTGTATAtttgtctctcaaatgtttccatTTTGGTGTACAAACACCAAATAGGACTTAATACCCTTAAATACCATTAATTACAAAACATTGTTTTATTTATAGTTGCTAACcacttatttcttcctttttgtttgtaATGTGAAAAGGAGATCTGAATGAGAGCCGAACTAAGCATTGGCAAAAATTGATTGACCGCCCAAAACCAAAGGCGAATGAAGCAAGAGCCTAGAACCAGCTGTTAATATCTTTCTCACCATCACCTGCCAAAGTGGGCAAATTCATTGGAAAGACagggatttgtttttaaaatattttgctctttCATAGCCAAAAAAGTTAAAGTGAATCTAACAGAGCAAAGGAAATACGTCCTCTGTACAGATGCCTGGTGAAATCAGTACCATCCCATACAGACCGACAGTTTGTCCTCAGACACCACACAGCCAGGTACTGGAGTCAAGGATGTATGGCAAGATGGAGGCACAACCCAATTCTATATTTAACTTAGGCAATCCTGTTTTCTTAAAATAGGTTTGCTGAGTGAAGGAATTGATATAAATGGGATATATTATAAGAGAGAGGCAGTAGCAGCAGAAAGTGTCCCATGTCTTGATCTTAGTAAGATTTTTTGCACTGTCTTACCTGTCAATCTCATAAGTACCTTGGCGTTTCCTGGTTTAGAGGCTGTTATTTTAAATGGCTGAAAAATTGGTTGATTAATTATATCAAAGGATATTTAACCATTGTTCACTATCAAACTAGAAGGATATTTTGAGAGCTGTTCTGCAAAAGACATTTCTGGTACTACTCAGGGTTTTTTTCACGAATGCTAtgcctctggggaaaaaaataatattcctaATCTTTGTGGCTGGCACAACTCTGGGAGATGTCGAGCACACCAAGAGTGAGGGCTAGAGTTTACAATAATCTTGAAATATTGGTTTcatagttttaaaacaaaagataTGATTCAATAAAGACAATGGCAAAATACTACACTTGGGTAAGACTGACCAAATGTAAAAAACAAGCTGGAGAACAGGCTTCTCTGTGAAGGCTTCTCTTCTCACAGAGAAGCAGAGGGAGTGCTGGTAGGTAGCAAACTCAGCATGAGCTAATGATATCAGGCTGTTATGAAAAAGGCAAATGTTAAAATGTAATGTTGGAATGGGAGTGCTGCTGGAGATACCTGAAGCAATCTTTCCCCCTTGCATGGTGTTAATAGGTACTTAAATTATACTGTGTCCAGCTGAACTCTGCACTTCATAAAAGGCAAGGACAAAGTGGAAGCAGCCCAGAGCAAAACACCTGTGGTCTAGGAACTGTGACATGTAGAAAGactgaaggaatcacagaatggtaagggttggaaaggacctacaaAATCATatgtttccaacccccctgccatgagcaggaacatcttccaccagaccaggttgctcagagctccatgcaacctggcctggaacactgccagggagggggcatccacagcttctctgggcaacctgtgccagtgcctcaccaccctcatggtgaaggaCTCAGGGTTATTTAAGCTAAGAGAAAACCAGTGGAAGACATTATAGCAGTGTACAGCTGTATGAAAAGTTGCTGCAAAGAAAAAATGAGTAAAACACTCTCCTTATCTACCAGGAACACAATAAGAAGTAACAGGCCTAAACAGCTGCATAGAAAATGCAGCTTAGACATCAGAGAAGCACTAGAACATACTAGCTGAAGGGTTGGAGGAATTTCCATCAATGGCAGTTGTTAAGGACAGGCTAGACAAATGTCCATCAGGAATGGTGTACACAGTCCTTAGACTGATCATCTTTCCTTATTCTATGTATTTTACCCAGCAATTGGAAttctgggctgctgcaggcttgGTCATTGCAGAGCACTGGAGCTCATAGACCTGTCTCCTGTGCTAGTATCATCTGTACAGGCCAaaacactgagaagaaaatttgagGACTATATGTGGCCAGGAGCTGTCTGGGAATGGGAACTTGGAGCTGTCTTGTGAGAGAGAGGCTCTGACAAGAAGCTGGAGTGCAGGGACGAGATCAGAAATTAGCCGAGCAAAAAAACTAGCATGAGCAAAACCTTTTGCTCAGGCTGCAGAATGAATTCAATGCCAGGCCAACTATCTGTTGAAACCCTAACTAAACATGGTCCAGATTTATACTTGTATAAGGAGTAgaggacaggacaagggtcaacacGACTAGGTGGGTTGTGGTGATGACAAATCTGCAGATCCCACAGTGCTTCATGCTTACCTCTACTACTTGATAGTATCTAAAGGGCAGCAGCACTTAAAGACTATGAGAATGTTTGTCATTTTATCTAAGCAATGGTGTGTCAAAGGCTTAGCCAGCCAAAGCATTTATTTCAGCAAGGTATCTcacccttttcttctccagaaataTCCACTTGATATTTATGAAGACAGATCACTTTGTTCCTATTGCTAAACTGTGGGTGTCTGCCAAAGCCACGAAACGTGTGCCAGAGTAACTTAGCCAGACACTATGCTATGCACTTCAAAAAGCTCACTGCTCC includes:
- the SRD5A2 gene encoding 3-oxo-5-alpha-steroid 4-dehydrogenase 2; its protein translation is MQCFPSLVLALSSLLGALALLQLSLYLRVPSRYGKHEERPCRRGRLPARCAWFLQELPAFLVPALLLALRGPPRLEPLGCRLLCCLFCWHYFYRTFIYPFFTRGRPFPLQLLFFGMLFCIYNGFLQGYYLIYCAEYPNDWCTDIRFTSGLLLFLLGMGINIHSDLLLRQLRKPGEVTYKIPQGGLFTYVSGANYFGEIVEWFGFAIATWSLPAFAFAFFTLCCIGPRAYHHHRYYLKTFTDYPKSRKALIPFVF